A part of Lacinutrix sp. 5H-3-7-4 genomic DNA contains:
- a CDS encoding DUF1456 family protein — MTNNDIFKKLRVAHKLRDDDIIKILMLVDFRVTKSELSAFFRREDHPNYVECGDQILRNFLNGLIIHLRGPMPKKEDKPKAVKTDNKKRFDNKKNFNKPRDKKKSND; from the coding sequence ATGACAAACAACGATATATTTAAAAAACTAAGAGTCGCTCACAAACTTCGTGATGATGATATTATTAAAATTTTAATGTTAGTAGATTTTAGGGTTACTAAAAGTGAGCTTAGTGCTTTTTTTAGACGAGAAGATCACCCTAATTATGTAGAATGTGGCGATCAAATATTAAGAAACTTTTTAAATGGTTTAATTATTCATCTTCGCGGTCCAATGCCAAAAAAGGAAGATAAGCCAAAAGCAGTAAAAACTGACAATAAGAAAAGGTTTGATAATAAAAAGAATTTTAATAAACCTAGAGATAAAAAAAAGAGCAACGATTAA